The DNA window GACACGAGTCCCCATCCTTCTTCCGCGTGTTTGGAGTGTCCCTTAAGTGCCTGCTGGAGGCCAGGGACATTCCCGCTCCCGCCCTCCCCCAGCGGATCACCACCCCCGGCCAGATCTCTGTCCCTGTTGCCAGGGAACAGAATGGTCTGTTGCCTTGGCAACCCTGTGCTACCCGGACACATGGGTGCTCCTTCCCGTTGCCATGACACCAGCCACCCACCCGTCACCACCAGGTCTGTGTGTGACGTGGGCGGAAAgtggagggaggggcagagccctgGGAGCAGAGagtaaactgaggctcagagactgCTTCAGGACCCGCCTGATTTGCCCAGGCTCCCGTCCAGGGCCTTGGCCACACATTTAAGGGGCACTCTCTCCCCTGGGACCCCAGCACGGGCCCTGGATGGGAGTCTGGGCGAAGCAGCCCGGGGTCTCCCTGAACCAGTAGGGCCCTTCGCCAGCATCCCAGAGGCCCCTGCAGTCTGCATCTGTGGGTGCTGGGACCACAGCAGACCCAGCCCTGCAGGGCACGTGGACTGGACCAGGGAGAAACAGGTAGTGAATCCATGATGGAGCCACCGTAGAGAGAATCTCAGCAGGCCAGGAGGGAGGGACAGCCCCAAGGCAACCTGAGACTGGCAAAGTGCATCAAGGAGCCCAACTAGGCTCCTAAGGAGGATGTGTTCCAGGCAGAGTCCCTGCAAGGCCCTAGGGGGCCTGGGGTGTGgccagggaaatgcaaatggaGGGAGAAGGGGGGGGTGGCTCACAGGGGCTTGAAGGACATGAGCGAAACCCACAGAGGCAGGTGAGGTGAGGgaacccctctctctctttcacacaaacacacacacaccctccaaCACACTGCTCCAGGACAGCACATGTGTACCCAGGACCCCTCCACCCCAGTCCCCGGGCAGCTGTGCAGAGCACATGTACAcacgctgttgttgttgttgttgttgtttatttgtttgtttttggtacctgagattgaactcaggggcactcaaccactgagccacatccccagcccttttttatatcttatttagagacaggatctcactgagttgcttagggcctcgctaagttgctgaggctggctttgagctcaggatcctcctgcctcagcctcctgagctgctgggatgacaggtgtgcaccactgcatttAGCCACCCACCCTCCTTTTTAGATCCACTGGGACACCCTCTCTTCCTCCCAAATTCTACCCATCCCTCAGAACTCCTCTCCCCGCCACCTCCTCCAGGCAGCCAATGCTCACCTTCTGTTGGGAGGTTCCACCACCGCAGGAGACAGAGCTCATGGTTTGAACCCTGCCTGGTGTTACTCATTCGCCATTCACCAAGCATCTGTCGGGGTCAAGCTCCGTCGTGGTCCCTGGAGATTGGAGAACTAATCCCCTGGGGCTGCAaatgcagcttagtggtagagcacttatccaGCTCCTGCAAGGCTGAGTTTAATCCTCATTGccaccaaatacaaaaacaaataaaagaatctGTGGGCCAGacacagaacacaaaacaaatttttaaatatctatagtccaggtgtggtggtgttcacctgtagttccagcaactcagaaggctgaggcaggaggaccacaagtttgaaACCAACcaggacaacttagcaagaccctgtctcaaaatataaaagaaaaaggattgggaatgtggctcagtggcaaaacacccctaggttcaatcccagtgtcagtaaatacatacatatatacattaaaTTAAATACTCTTGGAAGGAGAGCTCAGTCTCGAGGAACAGGAGAGACAAGAGAGAAAGGGATTGAATGTTTCAGTTTCAAGAAGGCTAACACAAACTGACATTAGccaaaaattgaggaacaatgtgGGCTTCAGGCACAGCTTGATCTAGGACTTCCACTCATGACCTCAGGACATTGTTTCTCTTCATTCCTCTGACAGGCATTGTCATTGCAGTGACAAGTGGCCCTCAGTTGCTCCAGGTTTGCATATTCCCAATTCAGCAACATTAATCCACAGGACATATCTTTTCTCCCTATGAATCCCACCAATACCTGAGGAGACTTAGGCCATGCTGTTTGACGTCCCCGGAGACACACAGGCCAACAATCAGACCAAACCAGACATCTGTTAGGAAGGAGGAAGAGGGCAACGAGGTGTCGAGGACGTCCCAAGTTCATGACAGCATTAAAcccaagcagaagggaagtgatGGCAAAGGCCCAATGGCTGGACGGTGCCATCAGGAACGGGGACAATGAGCCCATTTTTGCCTTCAAGACTAACCGATGGGAGGGATGCAACAGGAGACATAGTCACCTGGTCATCAAGGACTGAAAGCCCTTTAGCAGCTAAGAAATTAGGTGGTGTCTGAGCCGGGCGCGGGGGCgcacacccgtaatcccagcagcttgggaggctgaagcaggaggatcccaggttcaaagccagcctcagcaaaagcgaggccctgtctctaaataaaatataaaataggctggggatgtggctccgtggttaagcaccccagggttcaatcccccgtccggtaccaaaaacaaaagaaattaggTGGCGTTTGAGGCAACAGGGAGTCATGCATGGGGGGGGGGACGGTCACAGAGGAGGGACATGGTCTGACTCCACGGCCTTATCAAATCGCGGCTcaatggttcagtgcccctgggttcacccCCTGGTCCTCAACGTGGTGAGAGCGGCAGATGGGGACGGGGACCTGTAGTGTGACCCCTCGGGTGGGGCCTGGTTTGGAGCAGGTGGACCCGGCGGCCAGCTGGAGGTGGGCAGGGGGCCTGGAGAGGAGACAGGTGCAACTGTTGGGCAAGAAGCATGACAGCTTGGGCCTGCGAGGTTGCCATGGGAACAACAAGCCACGCGTGGGCTGGAGGGATGCTTTGGAGGCCGGGTGCTGGGACACTCTTTGGTGATGGAGGGAGAGGGGGTAGGACCAATCAAGATGCTGCTCAGGCGTCCAGGACCATGAGGCTGGGAGGTGGGAGGCAGGACGGGACAAGCAGGGCCCCTCAGAGCTGAGCTGACCCCTCCCGTAGCCACCGAAGCCGATGGACCGGACAGCTGCCCGACATTGTGGAGGTGCTGCTTCtgtttttctgttatttttcgGTGCTGGGTGTTGGGCCCCCGTACGTGCTGAGCACcccccactgagctgcatccagcCCCTGGGGACGAACTTCAGGCCACTGAGTTGTATACTTAAAAACTCCTAAGTCTGGATTTTTCAGTCTGGTTTGAAGTCAGctcctgcctagcacatgtgaggccctggattccatccccagcgcTGCACAACGAATAAAtaaatcatcaaaatggcaaattGTCATGTTATATAATCATCCCAAAATATCAGTCAGGCACTGGTCCCCAGACCCCCCATGGATACCGAAATTCACAGATGCTCCAATCTCTGATAGAAAACGTTACAGTGTTTGCATCGAGCCTCTCCACATCTTCTgcagactttattttatttttatgcgagactaggaatggaacccaggaggacgctaccactgagctatacccccagcccttttctatttacttatttatttagacagggtctcactaagttgccgaggctggcctcagacttgcaatcctcctgcctcagtctcctgagacgCTGCACttacaggcctgcgccactgcacctggcttctccAGTAGACTTTAAGTCATCTCTAGATGACTTAGAATACTAATAGAATGTGAATGCTGTGTACATAGATGTTAGactatattgtttagggaataaggaTGAGTGGAAAGTCTATATATGTTCAATACAggtgccaattaaaaaaaaaaacacttttttttttttttttagttgttgatggacctttattttattcatttatttataagcggtaccaagaattgaacccagtacctcacacatgcaaggcaagtgctcgaacagtgagccacaaacccagcccccaaatgcaaatttcttttttttttttttaaatatttatttttcagtttttggcggacacatcgttgtttgtatgtggtgctgaggatcaaacccgggccgcatgcatgccaggcgagcgcgctaccgcttgagccacatccccagcccccaaatgcaaattttttaaaatatttatttatgtatgtatctttagttttaggtggatacattagttttgtttttatgtggtgccgaggattgaacccagtgcctcatgcgtgctaggcgagcgctccaccactgagccaccaccccagccccgaaAATGCAAATTTGTAAGATCTATTTTTATTACAGATGGACACAAGagcttttttatttaaattttatttttatgtggtggtaaagatcgaacccagtgcctcacatggtaggcaagcactctaccactgagctataaccccagaaaagataatttttttccaaagatttttgatccacagttggttgaatccaAGGATTTGGAATATGTAGAACTAGAGGAATGActgtatattttaccacaatttaaaaaaatagaggcaccaggcacagtggtgtacacctgtcaTGTCAgcaactgaaaaggctcaggcaggaggatcgcaagtttgaggttagcctgggcaacttagtaagatcctgtctcaaaatcaattttaaaagggctggggttgtgagtcAGGGGTAGAACACCCCTGATTCAATCATCAGAAttgaagaaaaaggagaaggagaaggagaaggagaaggagaagaagaaagctaCAAACTGTTAAGAAAGTATAACAACAGCAACATCTATCAGTAACTCATGGTTGGTTGTCCACACACCAATTAAGAACAAATTGaggggctgaagttgtggctcagtggtaaggcgcttgcctagcacgtgcagggccctgagttggatcctcagcaccacataaaaataagtaaacaaaataaaggtatttgtccatctataactaaaaaaatacatattaaaaaaaaaaaaaagaacaaattgagccaagcagtggtgcacacctggaatcccagtggcttgggaggctaaggcaggaggatcgtgagcgcaaagccagcctcagcaaaagcaaggtgctaagcaactcagtgagaccctgaccctgtatataaataaataaaattcaaaataaatacaaaagagggctgggtatgtggctcagtggtcgagtgtccctgagttgaatccccagtaccccgctccccaaaacaaagaacaaattgaacttggcacagtggtacatgcccgtgatcccagcatcttgggaggctgaggcagaaggattgcaagttcaaggccagcctcagcagcttagtgaggcaacctagtgagatcctgtctcaataaaaaatagaaaaggctggggatgtgtcccagtggtagagcacacctggGCTTAATACACAGTACCCCACACAGAGAAAAATCCCACTTCTACCAATCACATATCCAGGCAGTTGTAGGTGATGGGTTCCTAACATTTCCATCATCAAAGAAAGTTCTTCCAAGTGGTGCTGGCCGGCTTCCTTCTCAACTCTGCCCAGGTGTCATTTCCCGGGTGACTTTCCACGGACTGCTGAAATCTCATATGGGGCTTCAAATGACAACCAACCAGGGCCCATGTTGATTTGATATTCACGAACCAGGCAGAGCCCCACAGCAAGCAATGCTCAGAGCAGACAGAACGGATGATTCAGGAGAGTTATGATAAAGGCCACAGCCTGGCTAACTACTGGGAGTGTGTGGCATGCAGGGTGAGTGGGAACAGGAGCTGTCCCCATGCCCAGGCTGAAGACCCCCAGACACAGAATAGAAAGTGGGCTGCCCAGCcaagctgtgattttttttttaatttgttaatttaatttagttttgagatagtcttactaagttgcccaagctggcctccaacttgtgatcctcctgcctcagcctcctgaggagctgggattacagatctgcaccaccacacccagccagagCTGTAGTCTCGGATCTGGGGATGCCAGGAGGGACACCTCCTGTTCTCTCCTCATCCCCCACCGGCAAGGGAAGGCAGAGGACCCAAGTGAATCTACCTCCTAGGACACAGGGCCAGATGAAGGGAAGAGGAGCTCACACCCAGTCCTGGGCTCCTTCTGACTTGCTTCCGGCTGCCATTGCTCTCCCACCATCCCCCACGGTCCATCAGTCAACCTGGAAACCTGCCCCGCCACTGCCTGTGAGCCAGGACCAGTCCTTTATCCCACACCTTGTTAGGGGCTAGGGCCAGCTCCAGCCAGGAGTCTCAACAGACCAACGCCAGCCCACTGAGGCTACAGGGGTCATCTGGAAGGATCTGGGGAAAtctgcagggtttttttttttttggttgattgCATTTTGGTTctattttaattgtagatggacacaatacctttattttattattttatttttctgcggtgctgaggatcgaacccagggccccacacgtgctgggcaagtgccctgccactgagccccagccccagccctgtatcTTTGGGTTTTAAGCAGGATGTGCCCATACCACGGTGAAGACACCCCTACCCTTCCTGAGTCCTCCCGGACGCAAGGTGCAGAGGGAAGACGCCACATTGGGTGACCTCCGGGGAGGGCACAGGCAGTGCCCTGAGACTCTCCCCAGTGGACAGGAACTCTGTCCCTCAAAGAAAGGGGAACGGAAGCCAGGTGGTCACATCACCGGGCAGCCTCTtcaagatgtctcccaggggcCCTGGGGCCCGGGAAGGGGCGCTTGTCTACCCAGACCAGGCAGGTGGCTCGAGCCACTCTCTCAGGGCCATGCCTTCACTGGGAGCGCAATCTGCACCAGGCAGCAGGAGAAGGCGGCTGGTTTGTGGCCCTCTTGCCCGTGAAAACTTCCGGGGACTTTTCCTGTGTCAGAAAGGGCACAGCGGGCAGGGGACACGGCCACGCTCAGGCCACTTCTCCCAGAGCACACGGACAGACAGAAGCAGGCTCAGTCCAAGGTCCTTTATATACATGGTTTATTCCTCTCCAGCCCCAGTCACCCCTCTCCgcgtcctccctccctctcttgggGGGCTGGGTCTCCAAGAAtagggaggggaagaagggagaagCCCTGATAGGAAGTGGCTCCCCTGTAGCCCTCAGCCCcccagagaggggagagagaaagaagaaaggtgACACAAAACGGGTTCAAATACTCAGAAAGCCACACGATGAAGGACAGGAAGAGCACACCCCAAAGAAGCAGGATGGAGGAACAGGGCCAGGCCACCCCACCCCGCCAGGCATCGTGCCCCAGGACCTGGTGGAGAGAGGGATGGGACTGGGGGAGAGAAGGATTGGAGGCGGGGAAGCCCAAGGACGGTCCCACGCTGACCTTGGACTCCCAGGCGCAGGGCGAGCGAGGCCAGAAGGGCCTCTGAACGTGGTTATGCTCGGGGCCAACCGAGGCCTACAGCTTGGTCAGGTCCAGCTTCAGCTTGTAGGGCGGGGGGCTGTCCTCACAGGTGTGCGATGGCGGAGGGTAGAGGGGCCAGTCTGGCTCCACCATGAAGCCCTTGTGCTGCTCCAGGGCCAGGGGCTAAGGCAAGAAGGGCTGCTGAGTGCCCCAGCTAGCCAGGGCCTGGTGCCAGGAGAGGATGGCCCAATCGAGAACCAGGGAACAGTCCCTCTGCCACCCTCCTGCCCCCGGCCCCGCCCACCTGGAACTTGAGGTGCTGGCCTGGTGCCGTCACCAGGGTGGAGCAACTCAGCCACAGCATCACCAGCACAGACAGGAAGAGGCAGCAGGCCAGGATCCAGCGAGGCAGCCCCGAGCGCCTGTCCCGCCCCGCAGGCACCGCTCAGAGGTGGCTGCAGGGCTCAGGGAGAACCTCTCCTCCGCTCCCCGCTCCAGCCCACCCCCAGGGTCCTGCCACCCACCGGGACATGCAACTGAGGAAATCGTTGTCCTGCGGCTCTTCAGACTCCACCTTGACCTTGCTGCTGGTCTTGACGCGTATCTTGGCCTTTCTCACCTTGTCCAGGGGGCCCACCGGGTCTGAGACAGAGGTCATTTCTCAGGGACCCCTAGGCCTCCACCAAGAGATCATGAGTGAAGAAGGGAGGCCAGGGCCTGGGGCAGTAGGGCATGGAGTTCTGGAATGGAGATCAGAACCCTGGAGATGGGCCATAGAATCGGAAGGATGGACTACGGAGGCCTGGAGATGAATCAAggaatccttgaagtggaccaagGAACCTTGGAAATGGACCAAGGAACCTTGGGAAATGGACCAAGGAACCCTGGGGGATGAATCAAGGAACCCTGGAGATGGACCCTGGGGGGTGGACCATGGGACCCTGGGGGATGGACCATGGAACCCTGGGAGATGGACCATGGAGATGAACCATGGGACCCTGGGGGATGGACTATGGAACCCTGGGAGATGGACCAAGGAATGCTGATGATGGACCCTGGGAAATGGACCATGGAACCCTGAGGGATGGATGAAGGAACCCTGGAGATACAAGGAACCATGGAGATGGACCCTGAGACCCTGGGAGAGGGACTGTGAAACCCAGGAACTGAGGATGGGAATCCCGATCCTATAAGGCTCTCTTGCCAAGAGGAATCCTGTGACAGTGGGGACACCGGGGACAAAGCACTGGTGCAGTTGAGCCTTGCCCACTTACCCACGTGCACCTCCAAAGCCTCAGGGTGAGATCCCCTCCAGGTCACCTCCACTCGCTGCAGACGGCCCCCCTGGAACCCAAGGCTCTCGACTACAGGCTGGGTCTGGGTCGAGAACAAGACAGCACAGAGAGGCTGCTTCAAGGGCACCGTGAGCCCTGCAGGCACCTCGCTGGGTCCCAGTTGGCTACAATGTCTCCTGCCAGGCTGATACCTAGTTCCATTAGGGGGAAGGTAGGGAGGACCTCACCCCACGGGCAGTGGGTTGATGCTACTCCCTGCTTTCTTGGACCCCTCCACCTGCCTAAGCACCATCCTTCAGTTCATGAAATAGCAAGGTGACTCAGGACAAGCCAACAGAATAACAAATTGGCTGGTATGGTCAAATGACCCCGCCAGGACCAATCATAATAAATCCCATCTCAGTAAAAACCCTAGAGGGGTTGTAGTCTAGAGCCTCCAGCACCCTCCCTGTGGTCAGGAGGGAAAGGCATGCCTGGAAATGAAGCCACTACAGAGGAAAGCTGAGTCAAGGGTGGAGTAAAACACTGAGCTCCTGGATCCAACTGTGCCTGAAGCTTTTCTCACCTTAGACTTTGCATTCCATGAGCCAAGAGTCAGTACATCCCACCTTTCACCCTGACCACCCACCTAGCACTCCTTCTAGAACTTCTAGAGCTCTCACCTGGAACACCACCACCTTTCCATTGTCAGTCTGCAGGTAGTACGTCCAAGTGGAGGAGACGAAACCCTGGGCCGAGTTGACGAGGTCATTGCAGAGGGTGGAAAATAAGTCCAGGAGGGACAGGGCCCCACTAGGAGTTTCCAGGACCTTTCTCTGGTGAAGGGAGACCCAAACATGAAAATGTCAACAGAGAAGGGCATTAGCCCTTGTGGAGAGGGCTAGAGGAATTCTCTGTGTtcagatgtggctgagtggtttgGGGCAACAAAGACTCCATCTAATAAATGTAGACTTTTGCTCAGCATTTGGCTTGCAGTGTGCCCCAGGGGGAATGGATCGCCCTCTCTGACCCTTAAAATGGGGATGAGTCTCTTCCCTCATGGGATGGCCACAAGAGTTCCATTAGGATGTCTGCCAAGCACCTGGCATAGCACAAGCTTCTAAGGAAGAGTAGCCACTATTACTAAAAATCTCATCCCTGTTATTATCGTCATTAGTATTATTACTATtactgttttggtactggggatggacccCAGGGGCCTCTCGCCTGCTAGGCAaggggctctgccactgagccacgccCCCATTCCATAATTATTCAAATGTGGATGGTGTCAAGGAGTCCTGAATGGGTAGGGGACATTGCAGTTTTCTTTTCTGAACAGAAGAAATCTGGAGGGGGGGAGCAATGTGGGTGAAGGGGGAGACTTTCTGGGGAGTTCTAGTCTGAGAGTCTCTGACTGTGTCACATGACttcttgagcctcagtttccccggaTGGGGTGATGCATCGCCTTATTGATAGACTaggacaggtttttttttttttttttttttttttgatggggggtactggattgaactcagaggcactcagcatccccagtcctattttgtattttatttagagacagggtctcactgagttgcttaggtgcctcacttttgctgaggctggctttgaactcatgatccttctgcctcagcctccagagctgcaccTAGGACAGTTTTTATTGCCCCCAGTTGTGCGTGTGCTTGGGAGCGCAGGCCTCCCTGAACCTCAGCTCTAAGCCCCTCCAGATAACAATGGCTTCCTTTTTGTCACAGGAAAACTGCTTCGACCAGCACCAGGTAACTCTGGTGGCCTGGTGGCAGCCACATGCCGTGGTGGCATCAATCTTGACTCTTGCACAGTCCTAACTGTGTGACCTGGGCAGTTGCTGCTTGGGCCACCAAATGAGGGTGACAGTCTGGTGCTTCTGAGTGGCTTGAGGAATTTGGTGCAGGCTACAGTAGGCCTGGAGCTATATGAATATTTGATGAACGGTGACTATGATCTGCCACTTACAGCCACTTACTCCTAGGAAGGTGGCggggaggagagcaggaggggcGATAAGTTCCGTGTCACAGAGTTTACAACTGAGGTTGGAGACATGACAGGGCTCAGTTGAGGTCACCTAGTAGGCCTGGAATGGAACCCGGATGTAGGTTCAGATGACCGGGTGCGCCCAGGAGCCGGACTGGGAGGGAGCCCACCTTCTGCTCCAGCTGAAGATCCTGCTCCGGCTCAGGGGACTGGCTCCAGCAGCCCTCGCGGCAGGCCCGCTGCTCCGTCTCCTTCACGTAGGCTTCCACACAGGCTGCGGGGGTGGGAGGCGTGACCCGAGCGGccattcccaggccacctctccccACCCTGGCCCAGATGGCCAGCCCCGCCGGCCCTCACCTGCTTCGCATTCAGTCTGGGTGGCGTTGGGCTTGGAGCTCTTGGCCACGAATCGGCAGATGGAGAAGAGACGGCAGCCACGCTCACAAGCGCTGACGAGCACGGCCTGGTCATACGGGGACTCTGAGGGGCTCGGAAGCCCCGCCTGGGGGAGGGGTGACACCGGTTCAGGCCAGCGGGCGGGGGGGTAGGAGATGCAGGCGTGGAGGTTGGGGGGGAAGAAGGTTTGGCCCCTCCCCCAGTCTAGGGAGTTTGAGGTGAGGTTCGAGAAGGCTAAGGATTTGGGGGAACGGTCTCTTAGCTCCGAGGAAAGGGAGCGGGagacgcggggggggggggctagaGAAGCACAATGGACGATCTGGGGGAGCTGAGTGGGCCCCTCTCGGGATCCCAGGGAGGACGAGGATTGAGGAGTCTCAGGAAGGGCACTCAGAGACCGAAAATTTTGTCACCCTTTGTATCAGGTTTGGGGGTCGATGATGAGTGGGGGCTGGTAAGTCAGAGGGGGAGGTAGGGGTAAGGATGTAGGAGTCAGTTGGGGAGGACCATCAGGCCTGACCAGGCAAGGGCTGGCCTGTCAGCAGCCCTTGCGCAGCATAGTGCGATGGGATCCCAGGAGGTGGCCTCAGTCCCATGTCCCCTACCACTCCCTACCCCCGCTAGGAAGgacccccacccacccccacacacacaggcaTACACGGCCCTCATCCGAGGGATCTGCATCCCCAAAGCCCCTACTGGAGGGACTCCCGTAGCCCCCTCCTCGCGTAGAAATACCCCTATCCCCGTCGGAGGGACCCTCAGCCTCTCCCCCACCGTTGGGACCCCTCCATTCTCGACTCCTCCCCTCTCGCTCTGGTCCCAGAGAACCgcttccccagcccctcccccatCGGAGAGATTCAGGGTCTCCCCAGTTGGCGCCGCAAGCGATTCACCTGCAAGGGCGGTGGGCCGGGGTCGCGCTCGCGACACCGCTGCTGGCAGTTCTGTGTGTCCCCGAGCTGTGGGGCGAAGGGGTCGCGAGCGGGCGGCGCGGAGGCGGCTGGAGGCGATGCCAGCAGGAGTAGCACCAGCAGCGCCGGCATCAGCGCCACCGCAGCCATGGCAAGGGGATGCGCTGTGGGCGCGGGAGACTCGGGCTCCGGGGCGGGAGCCGAGGATGCAGCGGCGGCGGGGACCGGGACGCTGACGTCACCCGAGCGAGGCAGCCTGGGAAGGGGGGGTGGAGGATGCGGAGAACCCGTGCGGAGAGCGGCGCTGCGGCACCATCGGGGGCGGGCGGGGTGGGGCAGGTGGATCTCGGCCACCAACGTCTGTGCCACCTTGGGGGTCCCATGAGTGGGGGCATCTCTGCCAGCCCTAGGGGACAAAAGAGAACAAATAGGGTGATGTGATGAGCCGGGGGTCAATTCTCCAGGGATGTCAAGGAGAGCCTCGCCTAGAAGGCGACATTTGAGCCGGCGGGACGTAGAAGGGCAATTCAGGCAGAGGGaagagccaggaccctggggcggGGAAGAGCTCATTGAAAGGAGGGAAGGTAGGAGGATCGCAGGGCTGAAGCCGAGCTAGAGAGGGGAATCGAAAGGTGAGAGCCCCAGGACCTGGTCGGCGAAAGCTGGCATCTTCTCCTTTGGCATGTTCTAAGCCAGTTCAGAGGGGTGGTGCCTTGTGCGCAGCgcgcctcctccaggaagccctttTTGCCTCTCCACTAGCCCCTCCCACCACTAGCTTCGCCTCAGATGGCCCAGTCTGGATACAGACTTGGGGAAACCGGTCCCTGTCCCCCAGACTGGGAGCCCTCGCCCTAGGACTCAGTGGGAAGGGACACAGAGATGTACACAAAACTGTTGCAATGTCTAATTCTCGTGGGAAAACTTGGGGGGCAAATAGGGACAGTTCTGGCTTTCATAGCTGTCACACCCCATAGTGACAGATTGGATCTCCAAGAGAAGAATATCGGGTTAGGCGGTCCACTCAGCTTCCTCTCCTTTAGGCATGAAAGGGGGGCGC is part of the Callospermophilus lateralis isolate mCalLat2 chromosome 1, mCalLat2.hap1, whole genome shotgun sequence genome and encodes:
- the Tmem59l gene encoding transmembrane protein 59-like — its product is MAAVALMPALLVLLLLASPPAASAPPARDPFAPQLGDTQNCQQRCRERDPGPPPLQAGLPSPSESPYDQAVLVSACERGCRLFSICRFVAKSSKPNATQTECEAACVEAYVKETEQRACREGCWSQSPEPEQDLQLEQKRKVLETPSGALSLLDLFSTLCNDLVNSAQGFVSSTWTYYLQTDNGKVVVFQTQPVVESLGFQGGRLQRVEVTWRGSHPEALEVHVDPVGPLDKVRKAKIRVKTSSKVKVESEEPQDNDFLSCMSRRSGLPRWILACCLFLSVLVMLWLSCSTLVTAPGQHLKFQPLALEQHKGFMVEPDWPLYPPPSHTCEDSPPPYKLKLDLTKL